One Halobaculum roseum DNA segment encodes these proteins:
- a CDS encoding DUF1918 domain-containing protein has product MTEFEKDDSVVLHDEHSEFDGETGTVTQVMETMFGDATYTISFEEGQEQGVPADALEAADGDADDDEE; this is encoded by the coding sequence ATGACCGAATTCGAGAAGGACGACAGCGTCGTGCTGCACGACGAGCACAGCGAGTTCGACGGCGAGACCGGCACCGTGACGCAGGTCATGGAGACGATGTTCGGCGACGCCACCTACACGATCAGCTTCGAGGAGGGTCAAGAGCAGGGCGTCCCCGCGGACGCGCTGGAGGCCGCCGACGGCGACGCGGACGACGACGAGGAGTAA
- a CDS encoding PIN domain-containing protein, protein MVFLDSSTIIQYLRGDETVRDYIDGREPWWTSTICVYEVINGRLGRGQTDVMGVREEFGGVQALELNESIALEAARLQDELVSDGSRLATADILVAATARTTGDELVVADADFQTAPLQDVMTVTNLRD, encoded by the coding sequence ATGGTATTTCTCGACTCCTCAACGATCATCCAGTATCTCCGCGGGGACGAGACCGTCCGCGACTACATCGACGGCCGCGAGCCGTGGTGGACCTCCACGATCTGCGTGTACGAGGTGATCAACGGTCGACTCGGACGAGGGCAAACCGACGTGATGGGGGTGCGGGAGGAGTTCGGAGGCGTGCAGGCGCTCGAACTCAACGAGTCCATCGCGCTCGAAGCTGCCCGACTGCAGGACGAACTGGTCTCCGACGGGTCCCGACTCGCGACCGCCGACATCCTCGTCGCCGCGACCGCCCGGACGACCGGCGACGAACTCGTCGTCGCCGACGCCGACTTCCAGACCGCCCCGCTGCAGGACGTGATGACGGTCACGAACCTCCGGGACTGA
- a CDS encoding thioredoxin family protein, giving the protein MVRTDSDSELARGDAAPDFELPGVDGETHALADFADHSAVLVVFTCNHCPYAQAKFDLLNRVAAEYDDCAVVGINPNDADDYPEDSVEKMVEYVESGKVAYDAYLRDETGAVAEAYGAVCTPDPFLLRNEGDGAFALAYHGRLDDALNPDEEATEVYVTDAIDAVLAGEDVDLDPGPSRGCSIKWP; this is encoded by the coding sequence ATGGTCCGGACCGATTCCGACTCCGAGCTCGCCCGCGGCGACGCCGCACCCGACTTCGAACTTCCGGGCGTCGACGGCGAGACGCACGCCCTCGCGGACTTCGCCGACCACTCGGCCGTACTGGTCGTGTTCACCTGCAACCACTGTCCGTACGCGCAGGCGAAGTTCGACCTGCTGAACCGCGTCGCCGCCGAGTACGACGACTGCGCGGTCGTCGGGATCAATCCCAACGACGCCGACGACTACCCCGAGGACTCCGTCGAGAAGATGGTCGAGTACGTCGAGTCCGGAAAGGTGGCCTACGACGCGTACCTCCGGGACGAGACCGGCGCGGTGGCCGAGGCGTACGGCGCGGTCTGCACGCCCGACCCCTTCCTGCTTCGCAACGAGGGCGACGGCGCGTTCGCCCTCGCGTACCACGGCCGACTCGACGACGCGCTCAACCCCGACGAGGAGGCGACCGAGGTGTACGTCACCGACGCCATCGACGCCGTGCTCGCGGGCGAGGACGTGGACCTCGACCCGGGCCCGAGCCGCGGGTGTTCGATCAAGTGGCCCTGA
- a CDS encoding antitoxin VapB family protein, which produces MSRTSIPIDSATKDRLSDLKREDETWDEFLIRITSDEQPIEFGAWSDDEADEAMQRLREGRERPE; this is translated from the coding sequence ATGAGCCGAACGTCCATCCCGATCGACTCGGCGACGAAGGATCGTCTCTCCGATCTGAAGCGGGAGGACGAGACGTGGGACGAGTTCCTGATCCGGATCACCAGCGACGAGCAGCCGATCGAGTTCGGTGCGTGGTCCGACGACGAGGCCGACGAGGCCATGCAGCGGCTCCGCGAGGGGCGGGAGCGCCCCGAGTAA
- a CDS encoding LEA type 2 family protein, with protein sequence MVTVPDRRRTAALALVSVLVVTGAMLVPVLSSHIAAARTDRVAVSATGASVVDDGDRLVVSLRIDNPTPAPIVVRESSSRSGVAVFAGDERVGLSRGIAVSGARVPADGSATMTMTFDVAEEYRPATRETVAGAEVRGSLPVEIAGFETALNVRAAVGDN encoded by the coding sequence ATGGTGACGGTTCCCGATCGCAGACGAACGGCGGCGCTCGCGCTCGTTTCCGTCCTCGTCGTGACCGGAGCGATGCTCGTCCCCGTGCTCTCCAGCCACATCGCGGCCGCCCGGACCGACCGCGTCGCCGTGTCCGCGACCGGGGCGTCGGTGGTCGACGACGGCGACCGCCTCGTCGTCTCGCTCCGGATCGATAACCCGACGCCGGCGCCGATAGTCGTCCGCGAGTCGTCCAGCCGGTCCGGAGTCGCGGTGTTCGCCGGCGACGAGCGCGTCGGCCTGTCCCGCGGGATCGCCGTCTCGGGCGCCCGGGTGCCCGCCGACGGCTCGGCGACGATGACGATGACGTTCGACGTGGCCGAGGAGTACCGTCCGGCGACGCGCGAGACGGTCGCCGGGGCCGAGGTCCGCGGGTCGCTACCCGTCGAGATCGCCGGCTTCGAGACGGCGCTGAACGTTCGGGCGGCCGTGGGGGACAACTGA
- a CDS encoding RNA-binding protein — protein MSSVPFHYVDLRAFCYATEDEKRVEDALRTFLPEEFEIDRVVNAGHHGDRIVVLSARVERADDVRHVLSKLSDLAEWDRVLAELDERVDDNNSLFLRLDKQAAFKGSAELGPGITFRAKVEAYPAKHETAVKNARETFEELAEEAGESGSAGDAGGEAA, from the coding sequence ATGAGCTCCGTTCCCTTCCACTACGTCGATCTGCGGGCCTTCTGCTACGCCACGGAGGACGAGAAGCGCGTCGAGGACGCGCTGCGGACGTTCCTCCCCGAGGAGTTCGAGATCGACCGGGTCGTCAACGCCGGCCACCACGGCGACCGCATCGTCGTGCTCTCGGCGCGCGTCGAGCGCGCCGACGACGTACGCCACGTGCTCTCGAAGCTCTCCGATCTGGCGGAGTGGGACCGCGTGCTCGCCGAACTGGACGAGCGCGTCGACGACAACAACTCGCTGTTCCTCCGGCTCGACAAGCAGGCCGCGTTCAAAGGCAGCGCCGAACTGGGGCCGGGGATCACCTTCCGCGCGAAGGTGGAGGCGTACCCCGCCAAACACGAGACGGCCGTGAAGAACGCCCGCGAGACGTTCGAGGAGTTGGCCGAGGAGGCGGGCGAGTCGGGCAGCGCGGGCGACGCAGGCGGCGAGGCGGCCTGA